From a single Stigmatopora argus isolate UIUO_Sarg chromosome 4, RoL_Sarg_1.0, whole genome shotgun sequence genomic region:
- the dbf4 gene encoding protein DBF4 homolog A, with product MRAKATQTQDGVDCQGNTSKRSQKKSPGKSRIGLLKPFAGKVFYLDLPSNRSAELLERDIKELGGSVEKFFSKDIKYLVSNKRETKYAQWLRIDSPQSIQSSPCTRNHPEHGSDCIKSRSQGQADMFLTSRGKSLVGKAAKKKDILHANQIVSKALEWGLKIFYIDDVLAYTEKKKNAIASQRPIRTADKTSVKAASTAKHTCRKKAQGGRIRKSFIKVEDTSRHYCPMYLSMTKMPALNLKTLAPRSPFLMDGKELAGDKQLGNRDAKASVGEGKAASRKKNKDKKGGGYCECCLAGYENLMTHLQSKCHQAFSQSDAYQVLNQQVSTLRCSFTHSKTFIKRRNRSVLSVESHTGPFGRNDFRSRDGIKEEQHP from the exons ATGAGGGCAAAAGCTACACAGACGCAAGATGGAGTCGACTGCCAAG gtaACACTAGCAAAAGGAGTCAGAAGAAGTCGCCGGGGAAGTCTCGTATTGGACTACTAAAGCCTTTTGCAGGGAAAGTCTTCTATCTTGACCTGCCGTCCAACAGATCTGCAGAGTTGTTGGAGAGAGATATTAAAGAACTCGGAGGG AGTGTTGAGAAGTTTTTCAGCAAAGACATCAAGTACCTCGTATCGAACAAGAGGGAAACCAAATACGCGCAATGGCTGAGAATTGACTCGCCGCAATCTATACAGAGCTCACCTTGCACTCGAAACCACCCTGAACATGGTAGCGACTGCATCAAGAGCAGGTCTCAGGGTCAGGCTGACATG TTCCTCACAAGCCGTGGGAAGTCTTTGGTAGGCAAGGCTgcgaaaaaaaag GACATTTTGCACGCTAACCAGATTGTGTCAAAGGCTCTGGAGTGGGGTTTGAAAATCTTCTACATTgatg ATGTGTTGGCGTAcacagagaaaaagaaaaacgccATTGCGAGCCAGCGTCCAATCCGTACTGCTGACAAAACGAGT GTCAAAGCAGCATCCACAGCAAAGCACACTTGTCGAAAAAAAGCCCAAG GAGGGCGGATTCGTAAGTCTTTCATCAAGGTGGAAGATACAAGCAG ACATTATTGTCCCATGTACCTCTCCATGACTAAAATGCCAGCGTTAAACCTAAAGACGCTTGCTCCTCGTTCTCCCTTCTTAATGGATGGTAAAGAACTTGCTGGGGATAAACAGTTGGGAAACAG AGATGCCAAGGCTTCAGTTGGTGAAGGAAAAGCTGccagtaggaaaaaaaacaaagacaagaaAGGTGGCGGCTACTGCGAGTGTTGTTTGGCCGGGTACGAAAACCTGATGACA CACCTGCAAAGTAAATGCCACCAGGCTTTCTCACAAAGCGATGCTTACCAAGTTTTGAACCAACAAGTTTCAACGCTACGCTGCAGCTTTACCCATTCCAAGACTTTTATTAAAAG GCGAAACCGCAGTGTATTATCTGTTGAATCACACACTGGACCATTTGGGAGAAATGATTTCAGATCCAGAGATGGCATTAAAGAGGAGCAGCACCCCTGA
- the rundc3b gene encoding RUN domain-containing protein 3B has translation MASIGAGLHISRKRAGTRSAAVERRNLLTVCRFSVKTLLDRSCFETMDDSSPELVNFVSILEHILNHRLKGQTNWFGYEIHRSFWDFIKAACGKVPHNCIRSIESMENVRSSKAKGRAWIRVVLMEKRLSEYISSALRDLKITRRFYEDGAIMLGEEAALLADTLIGLNTIDFSFCLKGEGLDGGVPSVIDYTPYLKFTQSADSISSDEEEMRTLGSSGSESSTPDKKATAASIFTEQSNLVSKCKRFEQKYRMAMEQKAYLEELVRLREAQLAEVSSHHKALEQSLVDMHLSHSLEKEQLELIILELQDQLTVLKNNDLRSRQDLTAHLTNQWPSPDALDANAVALDTLLYRKSPGQWENKSFHNLPTDMSLSQMSLEPAHVLTLEAKPHWPRQGKEQSPSLRGLCGSLTSVNSFRSLASLRSNECLASPAAEVNSPGFTPT, from the exons ATGGCATCCATCGGCGCGGGGCTGCATATCAGCCGCAAGCGGGCCGGGACCAGAAGCGCGGCGGTCGAGAGGAGGAACCTGCTTACCGTTTGCCG GTTTTCAGTGAAGACTCTCCTGGATCGTTCCTGTTTTGAGACCATGGACGACTCGTCTCCAGAGTTGGTCAACTTTGTGTCCATTTTAGAACATATACTGAATCATCGTCTGAAAG gtCAGACAAATTGGTTTGGCTACGAGATTCATCGGAGCTTCTGGGACTTCATCAAAGCCGCCTGTGGCAAAGTACCTCACAATTGCATCCGAAGCATCGAGAGTATGGAGAACGTGCGGTCCTCCAAAGCTAAG GGTCGAGCTTGGATCCGAGTTGTTCTAATGGAGAAGAGATTGTCTGAGTACATCTCCTCCGCTCTGAGGGACCTTAAAATAACCAG GAGATTTTATGAGGATGGGGCAATCATGCTGGGAGAGGAGGCGGCTCTTCTGGCGGACACGCTCATTGGACTCAACACCATCGACTTCAG CTTTTGTCTGAAAGGCGAGGGTCTCGACGGCGGGGTCCCCTCGGTCATTGACTACACGCCTTACCTGAAGTTCACTCAGAG CGCCGACAGCATCAGCAGCGACGAGGAGGAGATGCGCACGCTAGGCAGCAGTGGCAGCGAGAGCAGCACCCCGGACAAAAAGGCCACAGCTGCCTCCATCTTTACCGAACAGAGCAACTTGGTCAGCAAGTGCAAGCGCTTTGAGCAAAAATATCGCATGGCGATGGAGCAGAAG GCGTACCTTGAGGAGCTGGTGCGTCTACGCGAGGCGCAGTTGGCCGAGGTGTCGTCACACCACAAAGCTCTTGAGCAAAGTctggtagacatgcacctgtcACACTCGCTGGAAAAAGAACAGCTGGAGTTGATCATTTTGGAACTGCAGGATCAGCT GACAGTGTTGAAGAACAATGACTTACGGTCACGACAGGATCTGACAGCCCACTTGACCAATCAGTGGCCGTCTCCCGACGCCTTGGATGCCAACGCCGTTGCCTTGGACACGCTGTTGTACAGGAAGAGCCCCGGACAGTGGGAGAA CAAGAGCTTCCACAATCTGCCAACTGACATGAGCCTATCACAGATGTCCCTCGAACCGGCACATGTCCTAACGCTGGAAGCCAAACCACACTGGCCCCGTCAAG GAAAAGAACAGTCGCCGTCTCTCCGAGGACTATGTGGCTCGCTCACATCCGTCAACAGTTTTAGGTCTCTGGCCAGTCTGCGGTCCAACGAGTGTCTGGCCAGTCCCGCCGCTGAGGTTAACAGCCCAGGCTTTACCCCTACGTAA
- the slc25a40 gene encoding mitochondrial glutathione transporter SLC25A40, translating into MSGQRASTQDKDYAITPIQQMLASCSGALFTSLFVTPLDVVKIRLQAQKNPFPKGKCFVYCNGLMDHLCVCLNGNKAWYKAPGHFNGTADAFVKIVRNEGVRSLWSGLPPTLVMAVPATVIYFTSYDQLRVFLKVKMGKHDQFAPMLSGAIARVGAASVISPIELLRTKMQSQKLSYRQLGTCVRTAVEVDGWLSMWRGLGPTLLRDVPFSAIYWYNYERGKQWLCQYYGTGEPTLPMTFLSGATSGTIASIITLPFDVVKTRRQVELGEREAMKLSYKTSSTVSVMKTILAQHGVKGLFAGFLPRVFKVAPACAIMITNYELGKDFFRKRNQARIIGRPLQTNNT; encoded by the exons ATGAGCGGTCAACGTGCCTCAACCCAGGACAAAGATTATGCCATTACTCCAATTCAACAGATGCTGGCGTCATGCTCCGGAGCACTCTTCACGTCCCTGTTTG TGACACCTTTAGATGTTGTGAAGATCAGACTTCAAGCACAGAAAAATCCTTTTCCTAAAG GAAAATGCTTTGTCTACTGCAACGGCCTCATGGACCACTTATGTGTTTGCCTTAATGGGAACAAGGCGTGGTATAAAGCACCAGGACACTTCAATGGCACAGCG GATGCATTCGTCAAGATCGTACGCAACGAAGGAGTCAGGTCCTTATGGAGTGGTCTACCACCCACCCT AGTTATGGCTGTGCCAGCCACCGTGATTTACTTCACCTCTTATGACCAGCTACGTGTGTTCCTGAAGGTTAAGATGGGCAAACACGATCAGTTTGCACCTATGCTGTCGGGGGCCATAGCTAGAG TGGGTGCCGCCTCAGTGATTAGCCCAATCGAGCTTCTGCGCACCAAGATGCAGTCGCAGAAGCTGTCGTACAGGCAGCTGGGAACCTGCGTGCGGACGGCCGTGGAGGTGGACGGCTGGTTATCCATGTGGCGAGGTCTAGGTCCCACGCTGTTACGAGATGTGCCCTTCTCCGCCATTTACTGGTACAACTACGAGCGTGGCAAGCAGTGGCTGTGCCAGTACTACGGCACCGGAGAGCCTACCTTACCCATGACCTTCTTGTCTGGCGCCACATCTGGCACG ATTGCATCCATCATAACTCTGCCCTTTGATGTAGTCAAAACAAGAAGGCAGGTGGAACTCGGGGAGCGAGAAGCAATGAAAT TATCATACAAGACATCCTCCACCGTCAGTGTAATGAAGACGATTCTGGCACAGCACGGCGTCAAAGGCCTGTTTGCAG GTTTCCTCCCTCGGGTGTTCAAAGTGGCACCCGCATGCGCCATCATGATCACAAACTACGAGTTGGGGAAGGACTTTTTCCGCAAGCGCAACCAGGCTCGAATAATTGGGAGGCCTCTACAAACCAATAACACCTGA